TCAGGTGAAATTGAAAATGATGATTTAACTCCCCCATATGCGGCACTTGTAATCTCTGGAGGACACACGCATCTATTTCATGTTTCTAAATCTTATGCTTTTACTCTTATCTCAAAAACTATAGATGATGCAATTGGTGAAACATTTGACAAAGTTTCAAAAACTCTTGGATTTGGATATCCGGGCGGACCTGAAATTGAAAAAAATGCCTCCTTTGGAGATGAAACAAAAATAAATTACCCTATAGCCATGAAAAATGAGCTTAATTTTAGTTTTAGCGGCTTAAAAACTTCTGTAATAAATTCATATAACTCAGAAAAATATACTAAAGAAGATATTTCGGCTTCTTTTCAAAAAATTGCTGTGGACACAATAATCCATAAAATCAGACTTGCATCCGAAACACAAAAAATTTCAAAACTTGTTGTTGCCGGTGGCGTTGCTTGTAACGGATATTTAAGGAAAAGACTTCAAAGTGAGCTAAAAAACATTAGAGTATTCTTTCCATCCAAAGGACTTTGCACTGACAATGGTGTAATGGTTGCTTATACTGCTTATCAATTTTTCAATAAAAGAATTTTTATGGGTTTCAACTCAAAAGCATTTGACAGAGATGAAAATATCAAACTCTTCTAACCGCAACTTTTATAAAGAGATACTTGCTAAAAATGACCTTGTGGCTGCCCCTATGGCCGGTATTACAAATATACCTTTCAGAAAAATTGTAAGAAAATTTTTTGACGGACTTATTTTCACTGAAATGGTTTCAACGGAAGGGGTTTCAAGGGATATAGACAAGTCTTTAAAACTTGCTAAAATCACTGACTTAGACAAACCCATAATAATTCAACTTTTTGGCAAAAATCCTCAATCTTTTGCCGAGTCTGTAAAAATCCTTGAAGATAAATTTGATGCTGATGGATATGACATTAACGCCGGTTGCCCTGTAAAAAAGGTAATAAAATCAGGCTCAGGTGCATACCACTTAAAAGATTTGAAAAATTTACAAGCAATTATTACTTCTCTTAGAAAATCTACCGACAAACCTATATCTTTAAAAACAAGACTTGGTTACGAAAAAGATAATTTTGTCTACAAAGAGATTTTAAATATTTGCCACAATGAAGGGATCGATGCACTCACAATTCACGGTAGGACAAAGGCGGAACTTTTTTCAGGGGATATTCACTATGATAAAATAGCAGAGATTGTCCGGCTTTCAAAAATAATTATCATAGGCAATGGTAATGTTGTGGATTATGAAAGCTATAAAAAGATGAAAAAAACTGGTGTAGACGGGATAATGATTGGAAGAAAGATGATGAAGGCACCTTGGATATTTAAGACTATCAAATCTTATCCTGAAGAATATTCTCCCAATAAAAAGGAGCTTTATGACCTTATATTAGAAATAGCCGCATATGAAAAAGAATACAGAGGTGAAAAATACTATCTTGATGTTGTGAGAAGGCTTGCCGTCTGGTTTTCAAAAGGATTTGTCAATTCAAGTGATTTTAGAAAAAAGGTTTATGACTCAAAAACAGACAAAGAATTTTTTGATATATTGAACACATTTTTTAATTAATCTAAAACACGCTCTAATTATTTGCTAACATACCTTATTAAAATAATAATTCATAACTTTCATTTGCAATATTGCTAATCTTATAATAATATTAAGTATGAAAGTTACTTCAAATGAGCCGATACAAATTGCAAAAGATATATACTGGGTGGGACATAATCTGCCTGATGACCCCTTTCAATGCCATGTATACCTCATTAAAAATGGCAAAAATTCAATATTAATTGACCCCGGCTCAAAACTTACTTTTAAGGAAACTCTTAATAAAATTGAAAAGATAATTCCATTTTCGTATATCAAGTATATTATATGTCATCATCAAGACCCTGATATTACCGGGGCACTTTATATAATCAATGAAATATTAAACAGAGATGATGCTGTAATCATTTCTCATTGGAGGGCTATAGCCCTTTTGAAACATTATGGACTTAACATACCATTTGAATGTGTTGAAAAAAATAATTGGAAGTTGAATGCAGATGGTAGGGAATTGGAGTTTATCTTTACTCCGTATTGTCACTTCCCGGGGGCATTTTGCACTTATGATAAAAAGACAAAAACTCTTTTTTCCAGTGACCTATTTGGTGGATTTACTGAAGAGTGGAGCCTATTTGCTGAAGATATGAAGTATTTTGATTCAATCTCAGCATTTCACGAGCATTATATGCCAGCAAAAGAAATACTTTTTCACAACTTAACTAAAATA
This genomic stretch from Deferrivibrio essentukiensis harbors:
- the tsaD gene encoding tRNA (adenosine(37)-N6)-threonylcarbamoyltransferase complex transferase subunit TsaD, with translation MITLGIETSCDETSASIIDSGKNILSAKIFSQADIHKKFGGVVPEVASRNHALKIRPIVEEVINDAKISVNDIDLIGVTNSPGLIGALFVGVSFAKGLSYTLKKPLIPVNHLTAHILSGEIENDDLTPPYAALVISGGHTHLFHVSKSYAFTLISKTIDDAIGETFDKVSKTLGFGYPGGPEIEKNASFGDETKINYPIAMKNELNFSFSGLKTSVINSYNSEKYTKEDISASFQKIAVDTIIHKIRLASETQKISKLVVAGGVACNGYLRKRLQSELKNIRVFFPSKGLCTDNGVMVAYTAYQFFNKRIFMGFNSKAFDRDENIKLF
- a CDS encoding tRNA dihydrouridine synthase; translated protein: MLILLINFSIKEFLWVSTQKHLTEMKISNSSNRNFYKEILAKNDLVAAPMAGITNIPFRKIVRKFFDGLIFTEMVSTEGVSRDIDKSLKLAKITDLDKPIIIQLFGKNPQSFAESVKILEDKFDADGYDINAGCPVKKVIKSGSGAYHLKDLKNLQAIITSLRKSTDKPISLKTRLGYEKDNFVYKEILNICHNEGIDALTIHGRTKAELFSGDIHYDKIAEIVRLSKIIIIGNGNVVDYESYKKMKKTGVDGIMIGRKMMKAPWIFKTIKSYPEEYSPNKKELYDLILEIAAYEKEYRGEKYYLDVVRRLAVWFSKGFVNSSDFRKKVYDSKTDKEFFDILNTFFN
- a CDS encoding MBL fold metallo-hydrolase, with product MKVTSNEPIQIAKDIYWVGHNLPDDPFQCHVYLIKNGKNSILIDPGSKLTFKETLNKIEKIIPFSYIKYIICHHQDPDITGALYIINEILNRDDAVIISHWRAIALLKHYGLNIPFECVEKNNWKLNADGRELEFIFTPYCHFPGAFCTYDKKTKTLFSSDLFGGFTEEWSLFAEDMKYFDSISAFHEHYMPAKEILFHNLTKI